A DNA window from uncultured Methanoregula sp. contains the following coding sequences:
- a CDS encoding MarR family transcriptional regulator → MTDEIKDRVAASFLALIPVFHKQIFNVCHGISGMKAAQYRVLGILKKTGPLSMSEIGRRLYISKPYMTALVDSLIESHWVERQQDAADRRVIRITITPSGKKHLRQLLEMYKNDLKTRLGNLEEDELEQFCESLEHLQAILTKIE, encoded by the coding sequence ATGACGGATGAAATAAAGGACAGGGTAGCTGCCAGCTTCCTTGCTCTCATACCTGTGTTCCACAAGCAGATCTTCAATGTCTGCCATGGCATTTCCGGTATGAAGGCAGCCCAGTACCGGGTCCTCGGGATCCTGAAGAAAACCGGGCCTCTCTCGATGTCGGAGATCGGGAGGCGCCTGTATATCTCTAAACCGTACATGACCGCTCTTGTCGATTCGCTGATAGAGAGCCACTGGGTTGAACGGCAGCAGGATGCGGCAGACCGGCGGGTCATTCGGATCACGATCACACCTTCCGGTAAAAAACACCTCAGACAACTGCTGGAAATGTACAAAAACGATCTAAAAACCCGTCTCGGGAACCTGGAAGAGGATGAACTTGAGCAGTTTTGTGAATCCCTTGAACACCTGCAGGCAATTCTGACAAAGATCGAATGA